One genomic segment of Synchiropus splendidus isolate RoL2022-P1 chromosome 16, RoL_Sspl_1.0, whole genome shotgun sequence includes these proteins:
- the cipca gene encoding CLOCK-interacting pacemaker a, protein MSNYRTPDRHQPPSFNRSTYLGTAKSDLERDSGFSDASSEYLSAVELTDSEDAGRKEPLVVQDPAAVHMALMGGSYSSLPPMIIMNNFVLKQPPQAAAEKQWSFPSPLESMPQSQVVLLQPVVPDCNGISTKTVPEQSRQSKVPAPKSYPRIAPHPGDVPTKRSGSSRMKGSSSAYEQKRHHHHHHDHYRSASPQTQPSAASSEPADIFEVMNSQTSQAQTQLDQPTLTSAVTPNPQERFSNTYNILNKCGLLGITMRTKQLIQDNKRTQGQLQQLQAQTELLLQALDSGDPHLWTKLQLSLQDAGEE, encoded by the exons ATGAGTAATTACAGGACACCAGACCGACATCAACCGCCGTCTTTCAACAGGTCAACGTATCTTGGAACCGCCAAGTCGGACCTGGAGCGAGACTCTGGATTCTCAG ACGCCAGCTCAGAGTACCTGAGTGCAGTAGAATTGACGGATTCTGAGGATGCGGGGAGGAAGGAGCCGCTGGTGGTCCAGGATCCCGCTGCCGTTCACATGGCTTTAATGGGCGGCTCCTACAGCAGTTTGCCTCCAATGATCATCATGAACAACTTTGTCCTCAAGCAG CCTCCTCAGGCTGCTGCTGAGAAGCAGTGGAGCTTTCCTTCCCCCCTGGAATCAATGCCTCAATCTCAGGTGGTTCTCCTTCAACCAGTCGTGCCAGATTGCAATGGCATCTCAACAAAAACAGTCCCGGAACAGTCCCGACAATCCAAAGTCCCAGCCCCAAAATCGTACCCCAGAATCGCACCGCACCCCGGCGACGTCCCCACAAAGAGGTCAGGCTCCTCCAGGATGAAGGGAAGTTCCTCAGCGTACGAGCAGAAgcgacaccaccatcaccaccacgaTCACTACCGCTCAGCCAGCCCACAGACGCAACCGTCGGCTGCTTCTAGTGAACCGGCTGACATATTTGAGGTCATGAACAGTCAAACATCACAGGCACAGACTCAGCTTGACCAGCCGACCCTCACTAGCGCTGTGACCCCCAACCCCCAGGAGCGCTTCAGCAACACCTACAACATCCTCAACAAGTGCGGCCTGCTGGGCATCACCATGCGCACCAAGCAGCTGATCCAAGACAACAAGCGCACGCAaggtcagctgcagcagctgcaggcgcagacggagctgctgctgcaagcGCTGGACAGCGGCGACCCGCACCTCTGGACTAAACTGCAGCTTTCTCTGCAGGACGCAGGCGAGGAGTGA
- the zdhhc22 gene encoding palmitoyltransferase ZDHHC22, with amino-acid sequence MFTRMLKLRLLNAVAPAYFFSATAATFVLHFAYFLPTIFPSLDTPSGGSMTLHTLVFLFMMFNALGNYMMTIRYPAASANEPAVPVCSPHCSDKVDAHYLLNGRHFCKLCKKVILKRDHHCFFTGNCIGNKNMRYFIMFCIYTSCTCMYSLVLGVAYLTVEYQLSFENPLTFLTLLPLSTGYFFMGSISGLQLFLVLMLYVWLGIGLVCAGFCCQQVLLVARGQTWCQMQRGQLVENRNPWRANLKDVFGSRWLLGLILPVQTVESDDPDVPKQD; translated from the exons ATGTTCACCAGGATGTTGAAGCTGCGGCTGCTCAACGCCGTGGCTCCCGCCTACTTCTTCTCCGCCACGGCTGCCACCTTTGTCCTCCACTTTGCCTACTTCCTCCCCACAATCTTCCCAAGCCTGGACACGCCGTCTGGGGGCTCCATGACGCTCCACACTCTGGTCTTCCTCTTCATGATGTTCAACGCTCTGGGCAACTACATGATGACCATCAGGTATCCCGCCGCCAGCGCCAACGAGCCTGCCGTGCCCGTGTGCTCGCCGCACTGCTCGGACAAGGTGGACGCCCACTACCTGCTGAACGGCCGGCACTTCTGCAAGCTGTGCAAGAAGGTGATCCTGAAGAGGGACCACCACTGCTTCTTCACCGGGAACTGCATCGGCAACAAAAACATGCGCTACTTCATCATGTTCTGCATCTACACGTCCTGCACCTGCATGTACTCGCTGGTGCTGGGCGTGGCCTACCTGACCGTGGAGTACCAGCTCTCCTTCGAGAACCccctcaccttcctcacccTGCTCCCCCTCTCCACGGGATACTTTTTCATGG GGTCCATCTCCGGCCTGCAGCTCTTCCTGGTCCTCATGCTCTACGTGTGGCTGGGGATCGGCCTGGTCTGCGCTGGCTTCTGCTGTCAGCAGGTCCTCCTGGTGGCCCGGGGGCAAACCTGGTGCCAGATGCAGAGAGGACAGCTGGTGGAGAACAGGAACCCCTGGAGGGCCAACCTGAAGGATGTTTTCGGGAGCCGCTGGCTGCTTGGCCTTATCCTCCCCGTGCAGACGGTGGAGAGTGACGATCCTGATGTTCCCAAACAAGACTGA